A window of the Lolium perenne isolate Kyuss_39 chromosome 7, Kyuss_2.0, whole genome shotgun sequence genome harbors these coding sequences:
- the LOC127317375 gene encoding probable peroxygenase 5 codes for MASKSVDTAGGKLKEEPSMADVYNSELTPLQQHAAFFDRNKDGIIYPSETYEGLRAIGCGVAVSALGAVFINSFVGPKTVPDNVQAPAFKFPIYIKNIQKGKHGSDTDAYDTHGRFVPEKFEEIFKKHAHTRPDALTSKELDELLQSNREPKDLKGRVGAFGEWKLIYSLCKDKEGYLHKDTVRAIYDGSVFVKLEQERIEAKELVKKK; via the exons ATGGCCTCCAAATCGGTGGACACAGCag GGGGCAAGCTGAAGGAGGAGCCGTCCATGGCGGACGTGTACAACTCCGAGCTGACGCCGCTGCAGCAGCACGCCGCCTTCTTCGACCGGAACAAGGACGGCATCATCTACCCCTCGGAGACCTACGAGG GGTTACGCGCGATCGGGTGCGGAGTCGCGGTGTCTGCCCTCGGCGCCGTCTTCATCAACAGCTTCGTCGGGCCCAAGACCGTCCCG GATAATGTGCAGGCTCCAGCCTTCAAGTTCCCCATCTATATAAAGAATATCCAGAAGGGCAAGCATGGGAGTGATACAGATGCTTACGATACCCATGGAAG GTTTGTTCCTGAGAAGTTTGAGGAGATATTCAAGAAGCATGCCCACACTAGGCCCGATGCCCTAACAAGCAAAGAGCTGGATGAGTTGCTTCAATCAAACAGGGAGCCCAAAGATTTAAAAGGACG GGTGGGTGCCTTCGGAGAATGGAAACTTATCTACTCACTCTGCAAAGACAAGGAGGGATATCTTCACAAGGATACTGTCAGGGCAATCTACGATGGCAGCGTGTTTGTGAAGTTGGAGCAAGAGAGAATTGAAGCTAAGGAATTAGTGAAGAAGAAATAA